From Candidatus Xianfuyuplasma coldseepsis:
TAATCGCATTCCACCGTTAACACTTAGTGTATGTCCCGTCACATAACTGGATTCATCACTTGCTAAAAACAGTGCTGATTTCGCAATTTCTTCAGGTTGACCAAGACGTTTTAACATGGTTAGTTGTGCAAATTTTTGTAATAAATCTTCTGGAACAGTTTTTAATATATCTGTCATGATATAACCGGGAGCAATCGCATTTACTCGTACAGGAACACCTTTTCGAGCAAATTCCTTAGCCCACGTTTTTGTAAGGCCAATTAATCCGGCTTTTGTCGCACTGTAATTCGCTTGACCAATATTTCCATATTCACCAACAACACTACTAATATTGATTATTGATCCACCACCGATAGTTTCCATTTGTGGACCGACATAACGAACGAGATTGAACACACCTTTAAGGTTGACATCAACAACTATATTCCATTGTTCATCCGTCATTTTACGCGTCATCGAATCACGTGTTATTCCTGCATTATTCACTAAAATATCAATTCGTTCAT
This genomic window contains:
- the fabG gene encoding 3-oxoacyl-ACP reductase FabG, encoding MRLQNKIAVVTGAAKGLGMEMAKLFAQEGATVIAADMSELSYEAKNVFGYQLNVADAEACKTFYDDIINKYERIDILVNNAGITRDSMTRKMTDEQWNIVVDVNLKGVFNLVRYVGPQMETIGGGSIINISSVVGEYGNIGQANYSATKAGLIGLTKTWAKEFARKGVPVRVNAIAPGYIMTDILKTVPEDLLQKFAQLTMLKRLGQPEEIAKSALFLASDESSYVTGHTLSVNGGMRL